The following proteins are encoded in a genomic region of Haloarcula salinisoli:
- the upp gene encoding uracil phosphoribosyltransferase: MALERRGDASLVTHALARDELSRLREKDTEQVEFRKGLVRLGHLCGYEIIDGRMETEYVEIETPLTTTMGERVTGLDDVVIVNVLRAATPFVEGLLKAFPRARQGVISASRDESTGMNEDGQFPISVDYVKLPDIEPDDTVIVADPMLATGSTMSAVLEHITDQGADPDGLIVLSAVAAPPGIVRVADSFPEVDLLTVAIDDELNEEGFIVPGLGDAGDRAFRTT, translated from the coding sequence ATGGCACTCGAACGGCGCGGTGACGCCTCGCTGGTCACCCACGCGCTCGCGAGAGACGAGCTCTCACGGCTGCGCGAGAAAGACACCGAACAGGTCGAGTTCCGGAAGGGGCTCGTCCGACTGGGCCACCTCTGTGGCTACGAGATAATCGACGGGCGCATGGAGACCGAGTACGTCGAGATAGAGACGCCGCTGACGACGACGATGGGCGAGCGCGTGACGGGGCTTGACGACGTGGTCATCGTCAACGTTCTCCGGGCAGCGACCCCCTTCGTCGAGGGGTTGCTCAAGGCGTTCCCCCGGGCCCGCCAGGGCGTCATCTCGGCGAGTCGGGACGAGTCGACCGGGATGAACGAGGACGGCCAGTTCCCCATCTCCGTCGACTACGTGAAACTGCCCGACATCGAGCCCGACGACACCGTCATCGTCGCCGACCCGATGCTGGCGACGGGCTCTACCATGTCGGCGGTCCTCGAACACATCACCGACCAGGGGGCTGACCCCGACGGCCTCATCGTCCTCTCGGCGGTGGCGGCCCCGCCCGGCATCGTCCGTGTGGCCGACTCGTTCCCCGAGGTCGACCTGTTGACCGTCGCCATCGACGACGAACTCAACGAGGAGGGCTTTATCGTCCCGGGGCTGGGCGATGCCGGAGACCGGGCGTTCCGGACGACCTGA
- a CDS encoding type 1 glutamine amidotransferase domain-containing protein, translating into MPSALFVVSEEGYWGEECIEPLTTLTDAGVDIEVATPSGSPPVIDERSVDPEEVGEETAERCMSVHENDERLNDPTPIAQVDAGDYDAVVFPGGHGTEWDVNQDRDARRLLRDAVAHEDGKAMVVCHAVGILAFTRESTGDFLVDGRSVTGFPNEWEEGIVDDNGRMPDGRKLPYWVEDEVKAAGGEWDAELDEDTSVTVDGDLVTARGPPSSAEAARTLLEELGVEQPA; encoded by the coding sequence ATGCCATCTGCACTATTCGTAGTCAGCGAGGAAGGTTACTGGGGCGAGGAATGTATCGAGCCGCTCACCACACTCACCGACGCGGGCGTCGACATCGAGGTCGCCACACCGAGTGGCAGCCCACCGGTCATCGACGAGCGCTCCGTCGACCCCGAGGAGGTCGGCGAGGAGACCGCCGAACGCTGTATGTCGGTCCACGAGAACGACGAGCGCCTGAACGACCCGACGCCCATCGCGCAGGTCGACGCCGGCGACTACGACGCCGTCGTCTTCCCGGGCGGCCACGGCACCGAGTGGGACGTCAACCAGGACCGTGACGCGCGCCGGCTCCTGCGGGACGCCGTGGCCCACGAGGACGGCAAAGCGATGGTCGTCTGTCACGCCGTCGGCATCCTGGCCTTTACCAGGGAGAGCACCGGCGACTTCCTCGTCGACGGACGCTCCGTGACTGGGTTCCCCAACGAGTGGGAGGAGGGTATCGTCGACGACAACGGCCGGATGCCCGACGGCCGCAAGCTCCCCTACTGGGTCGAGGACGAGGTGAAAGCCGCCGGGGGCGAGTGGGACGCCGAACTCGACGAAGACACCAGCGTCACCGTCGACGGCGACCTCGTCACGGCCCGGGGCCCGCCCTCCTCGGCCGAGGCCGCCCGGACCCTGCTCGAGGAGCTCGGCGTCGAGCAGCCGGCCTAA